The following are encoded in a window of Salinibacter grassmerensis genomic DNA:
- a CDS encoding DUF2237 family protein, translating into MKVQQSRNVLGGVLRACSMDPETGFYRDGHCRTGPRDTGSHVVCAEMTEAFLEYTKRQGNDLMTPRPEMDFPGLEPGDQWCLCAARWREAVEAGAAPPVVLAATSEAALKAVDLEMLKAHAVDAPSSDDDAAQDA; encoded by the coding sequence ATGAAGGTTCAGCAGTCGAGAAATGTTCTCGGCGGGGTCCTCCGCGCGTGCTCGATGGATCCAGAGACCGGATTCTACCGGGACGGCCACTGCCGAACGGGTCCCCGCGACACAGGCAGTCACGTGGTGTGTGCCGAGATGACGGAGGCGTTTCTGGAGTATACGAAGCGCCAGGGCAATGACCTTATGACGCCACGTCCAGAGATGGACTTTCCAGGGCTGGAGCCTGGGGATCAGTGGTGCCTCTGTGCGGCGCGGTGGCGGGAGGCCGTGGAGGCCGGCGCGGCCCCGCCCGTCGTGCTGGCGGCCACTAGCGAGGCGGCCCTCAAGGCCGTGGATCTGGAGATGCTGAAGGCTCACGCCGTCGATGCGCCGTCGTCGGACGACGACGCGGCCCAGGACGCGTGA
- a CDS encoding DUF3341 domain-containing protein: MSTLTQDLKAQAGIFESDADQVHGLLAEFPDPGALLHAAEAVREEGYRHFDTHSPFPIHGMDEAMGLGNATSVGVLTFFGGITGCVAAYLLQWWTAAVDYPLNISGKPFFAVEPSVPIMFELTILFAAFGAVAGMFALNGLPRPYNPLFYSDRFKGATDDRFFLHIAASDDEFDVEDSAAMLQGLGARHLELVKDDGTVDA; encoded by the coding sequence ATGTCTACGCTGACCCAAGACCTGAAGGCTCAGGCCGGAATCTTTGAGAGTGATGCCGACCAGGTCCACGGCCTGCTCGCCGAGTTTCCGGACCCGGGCGCGCTGCTGCACGCCGCCGAGGCGGTTCGGGAGGAGGGATACCGCCACTTCGACACGCACAGCCCGTTTCCGATCCACGGAATGGATGAGGCGATGGGGCTGGGCAACGCGACCAGCGTCGGCGTGCTCACGTTTTTTGGGGGGATTACAGGGTGCGTGGCTGCGTATCTCCTGCAGTGGTGGACGGCCGCGGTGGACTACCCGCTCAACATCAGCGGCAAGCCGTTCTTTGCCGTGGAGCCCTCGGTGCCCATCATGTTCGAGTTGACGATCCTATTCGCGGCGTTCGGAGCCGTGGCGGGCATGTTTGCGTTGAACGGGCTGCCGCGGCCCTACAATCCCTTGTTCTACTCCGATCGCTTCAAGGGGGCGACGGACGATCGGTTTTTCCTGCACATTGCGGCCAGCGACGATGAGTTCGACGTGGAGGACAGCGCCGCGATGCTTCAGGGACTCGGGGCGCGCCACCTTGAGCTCGTCAAAGATGACGGCACGGTCGATGCGTAG
- a CDS encoding TonB-dependent receptor: MDRYVVFACISFIALTFIPAAAAQSSGTVTGQVTDGETGRPLPSVNVIVEGSGDDARPRGTSTGPHGRFTVDGLVAGVYTVRARFVGFASRSREVEVSAAETVGVRFALSPRTVGLDAVEVTAAPTASEPAEQLQKADIREANPRDGGELLRTMSGVSAVRRGPVGLDPVVRGLRSGQVGVYVDGMRTFPAGPARMDSPLSHTGPSTMQSIEVAKGPYALTWGGGQLSAIRVETNSLFNVARGERLSGQLQTGYDSNFGSYDVAGTASGRSDAFAYRVDGAYRTGNDYETGDGTSVPADFLNRELRAKIGYKLGENQRLTAGGGYQRQDDVDYPGRLLNAQFFKTGRARLGYEYAPGNGLVRSVEAKAYGYQTLHTMNNDGKVTYASENFPGPPLRVAVNADITTLGGRVVTKLAPSQNLRLKIGADGYRAHRDAERPFEVIMMGRRVPASEAGAIDRYSKQIWPGVSTADAGVFAQATRLLGTVEATGTVRADMVWAGADDEQVTDVYLDIAKPGSGSLDADALDQREFNVSGALMLTAPLSEAWTLSAGGGTAVRSASALERYADRFPSNKAQTSAEFIGNPRLDPERSWQADLELEARYDRVSFTAGGFARRISNYITLQDAPDVEPMLPLPIFAEGPFRYANGTATFYGGEMSASVAVLRSITASVSGSYLWGENLETGQPALGVAPLSGDIGVRYEPPQGRFYVESTLGGAVEQDRVAAVLGETSTEGYVTLDLKGGLTVGRGISVEGGVTNVTNVDHVNHLNAKNPYSGIPIPEAGRIFFAGINYDF; this comes from the coding sequence ATGGATCGCTACGTCGTTTTTGCATGCATCTCTTTCATTGCTCTCACTTTCATTCCCGCCGCCGCGGCCCAGTCGTCCGGGACCGTCACCGGTCAAGTCACCGATGGAGAGACGGGGCGCCCCTTACCCAGCGTCAACGTAATTGTCGAAGGATCCGGTGATGATGCCAGGCCGCGCGGCACGAGTACCGGGCCACATGGGCGTTTCACCGTTGATGGGCTCGTCGCTGGAGTCTACACCGTACGGGCGCGCTTCGTCGGCTTCGCGTCCCGTTCGCGTGAGGTCGAGGTGTCCGCCGCCGAAACCGTCGGTGTCCGGTTTGCTCTTTCTCCACGGACAGTCGGCCTCGATGCTGTCGAGGTGACGGCCGCACCCACTGCTTCCGAACCTGCCGAGCAACTCCAGAAGGCTGACATTCGGGAGGCCAATCCGCGTGATGGCGGTGAGCTTCTGCGCACGATGTCGGGGGTGAGCGCGGTGCGACGGGGCCCCGTCGGTCTCGATCCGGTTGTGCGAGGGCTACGCTCGGGGCAGGTGGGCGTCTACGTGGACGGGATGCGCACCTTCCCGGCCGGTCCAGCGCGCATGGACTCGCCGCTGAGTCACACGGGTCCCTCGACCATGCAGAGCATCGAAGTTGCCAAGGGCCCGTACGCGCTCACCTGGGGCGGCGGCCAGCTCAGCGCCATTCGCGTGGAGACCAACAGCCTTTTCAACGTGGCCCGCGGTGAGCGCCTGAGCGGACAGCTGCAAACCGGTTACGACAGCAACTTTGGCTCCTACGACGTGGCGGGCACGGCCAGTGGGCGAAGCGACGCTTTCGCCTACCGCGTTGACGGGGCCTACAGAACGGGCAACGACTACGAGACCGGAGACGGGACGTCGGTGCCCGCCGACTTTCTGAACCGCGAGCTCCGCGCGAAGATCGGCTACAAACTCGGTGAGAATCAGCGCCTGACCGCTGGGGGCGGCTACCAGCGACAGGATGATGTCGATTACCCCGGCCGCCTGCTCAACGCCCAGTTTTTCAAAACCGGGCGCGCCCGCCTCGGGTACGAGTATGCTCCGGGCAACGGCCTGGTGCGTTCGGTTGAGGCGAAGGCGTATGGCTACCAGACCCTGCATACGATGAACAACGACGGGAAGGTGACCTACGCCTCGGAGAATTTTCCGGGACCGCCGCTGCGCGTTGCCGTCAATGCCGACATCACAACACTCGGCGGGCGCGTGGTCACAAAGTTGGCGCCCTCGCAGAACCTGCGGCTCAAGATCGGTGCCGACGGGTACCGCGCCCACCGCGATGCCGAGCGGCCTTTCGAGGTTATCATGATGGGGAGGCGAGTCCCCGCATCTGAGGCGGGGGCAATCGACCGGTACAGCAAACAGATCTGGCCGGGAGTTTCCACCGCTGACGCGGGCGTCTTCGCGCAAGCCACGCGCCTGCTTGGGACTGTTGAGGCCACCGGCACTGTCCGCGCGGACATGGTCTGGGCCGGGGCCGACGATGAACAGGTGACCGACGTGTATCTCGACATTGCCAAGCCGGGCAGCGGGTCGCTGGATGCAGATGCGCTCGACCAGCGGGAATTCAACGTGAGCGGTGCACTGATGCTCACAGCGCCGCTCTCGGAGGCCTGGACGCTCTCGGCCGGAGGCGGGACGGCGGTGCGCTCCGCTAGTGCCCTGGAGCGCTATGCAGACCGTTTTCCGTCGAATAAAGCGCAAACGAGTGCCGAGTTTATCGGCAATCCGCGGCTGGACCCGGAACGGTCCTGGCAGGCTGACCTCGAACTGGAGGCCCGCTACGACCGGGTCTCGTTCACGGCGGGCGGCTTTGCGCGGCGCATCTCCAACTACATCACGCTCCAAGATGCGCCGGACGTGGAGCCCATGCTGCCACTGCCCATCTTCGCGGAAGGGCCGTTTCGCTACGCCAACGGGACGGCCACCTTCTACGGCGGTGAGATGTCGGCGTCGGTGGCGGTGCTCCGATCGATCACAGCAAGCGTGAGCGGAAGTTACCTCTGGGGGGAAAACCTGGAAACCGGCCAGCCGGCGCTGGGTGTTGCGCCTCTGAGCGGGGACATTGGGGTCCGCTATGAGCCGCCCCAGGGTCGCTTCTACGTGGAGAGCACGCTCGGAGGAGCCGTGGAGCAAGACCGGGTGGCGGCGGTGCTTGGCGAGACCTCCACTGAGGGATACGTCACCCTTGACCTCAAAGGCGGCCTTACGGTGGGACGCGGCATCTCCGTCGAGGGAGGTGTGACCAATGTCACCAATGTTGATCACGTCAACCATCTGAATGCAAAGAACCCATACTCCGGAATACCTATACCGGAGGCGGGCCGAATCTTCTTTGCGGGTATCAACTACGACTTCTGA
- a CDS encoding c-type cytochrome: protein MRRLFVTGLMLVALLLAGCRGTQSDNPPFHMNLDMDFQPKFGPQEANPFFEDRAAMRAPVSGTVPRGELRDSSVLYKGRTADGDYVDQIPIAVNRKVLERGRERYEIQCTVCHGKTGDGNGVIMRGDYGYTPAPSYHVDRLRGSPDGYLYDVIANGVRSMPAYGQKVSVMDRWAIVAYIRALQRSQSATPEDLPPGERAALGVQDESGPTAQASTE from the coding sequence ATGCGACGCCTGTTTGTTACCGGCTTGATGCTCGTCGCCCTGCTCTTGGCCGGGTGCCGGGGCACCCAGTCGGACAATCCGCCCTTCCACATGAACCTGGACATGGACTTCCAGCCCAAGTTCGGGCCGCAGGAGGCAAATCCATTCTTTGAGGACCGGGCTGCCATGCGGGCGCCGGTCTCGGGCACGGTGCCACGGGGCGAGCTCCGCGACAGCTCTGTCCTCTACAAGGGCCGCACGGCGGACGGCGACTACGTGGACCAGATCCCAATTGCCGTCAACCGGAAGGTCCTGGAGCGGGGACGAGAGCGGTATGAAATTCAATGCACGGTGTGTCACGGGAAAACCGGAGACGGAAACGGGGTCATCATGCGGGGCGACTACGGGTACACCCCAGCCCCAAGCTATCACGTCGATCGACTTCGCGGGTCGCCGGACGGCTACCTCTACGACGTGATCGCGAACGGCGTGCGCAGCATGCCGGCCTACGGGCAGAAGGTGTCCGTGATGGACCGCTGGGCGATCGTTGCGTACATCCGCGCCCTCCAGCGCAGCCAAAGCGCCACCCCCGAGGACTTGCCGCCGGGTGAACGGGCCGCACTGGGCGTTCAGGACGAGAGCGGCCCGACGGCGCAGGCCAGCACGGAGTAG
- the msrB gene encoding peptide-methionine (R)-S-oxide reductase MsrB — translation MDRKTFLKHLGWAAVAPLALTACNPGRSTPASTSAPDTLGVHSLPEDFPPLDASEEEWRRLLTEDEYQILFEAGTEPRRSSPLLNETRTGTYICAACRLPLFSSKTKYESGTGWPSFWASLDGQVDTKKDTKLGYTRTEYHCARCGGHQGHIFEDGPDPTGLRYCNNGLALSFVPADAPLPDLRT, via the coding sequence ATGGACCGCAAAACATTTCTCAAGCATCTGGGGTGGGCTGCCGTGGCGCCCCTAGCGCTGACTGCGTGCAACCCGGGCCGATCAACCCCAGCGTCCACTTCCGCCCCCGACACACTCGGCGTGCACTCCCTCCCCGAGGATTTTCCTCCACTGGATGCGTCTGAGGAAGAGTGGCGGCGCCTTCTGACGGAAGACGAATACCAGATTCTTTTTGAGGCGGGAACCGAGCCGCGCAGGTCGAGTCCACTGCTCAACGAGACCCGGACCGGCACCTACATCTGCGCCGCCTGCCGTCTGCCGCTGTTCTCGTCGAAGACTAAGTACGAGAGCGGGACGGGCTGGCCAAGCTTCTGGGCCTCGCTCGACGGTCAGGTCGACACGAAGAAGGATACGAAGCTGGGCTATACCCGCACTGAGTACCACTGCGCCCGCTGCGGCGGCCATCAGGGCCACATCTTCGAGGACGGACCGGACCCCACCGGCCTCCGCTACTGCAACAATGGCCTTGCCCTCTCCTTCGTCCCGGCCGATGCCCCCCTGCCCGACCTCCGCACCTGA
- a CDS encoding 4Fe-4S dicluster domain-containing protein produces the protein MIELDVIDSETAARDEESGAQDESSGPTFWRHWSESDADEDGDDLTEFVPGDSEPPSGASRRQFLQLMGAAMAMAGLAGCRRPEEKILPYAREPEAVTPGIADHYATSMPFRGVLRPVVAQSHEGRPTKIKGNSDHPAGQSGTSPYEQASVLNLYDPDRSRSVRQEGRTASWSDFVSFCRQLGNEADQRRVAVLAEETSSPTVQAMRQRMADRFPNLQWVSYAPTGTDPRRLGTQQAFGRPLRPRFELDEAEVIVSLDANFLDGRTYDFGYHTQGFAEGRRLDDVEDTMSRLYTVESRYSTTGGSSDHRLGMRAGRIPAFAAALAAELGVGTAPDADWSERERLHVREMARDLREAGEHGVVMAGEGQPPEVHALAMAVNQALGGLGTTVTLFDTGDDEIQPQGEALADLTASMQAGEVDTLFMLGVNPVYDAPSELNFAEALSNVRDTVHLGRLRNETAQASRWHLPRTHYLEQWGDGRAYDGTKSIVQPLIRPLYDDAHSLIEVLNLAATGVDASGHDLVREQWRGEIPAPFRDRWRRALHDGYLEGSGYDTASVGTATVPSIDAPASDPDEIEVVFRTDSKLLAGRFSNNPWMQELPDSISKIVWDNVAVMSRATADELGVDVQRREGSFYADRVELTLDGQSVELPVWVQPGYPDGSIGVSMGYGRTIASTRESESTPFWDTSDQTNIYNGSPIAGGIDSSGEPVDVVGGNVAPMRPNGGRVATGADVTKVGSGYLLATTQEEGSMQGRPIVRWATLDEFKENPEFVNESQPPVPDLGHEGEGHGDGESHGSGNGHSGDGAAHDVSGNGLQAGPGADAHGAAEMPEQAAHGGDGAGQHSGASSDEPGPVEKQQEYPMAWEENHPKDQAAFKNNPYYQNQWGMTVDLNTCTGCNACVVACTSENNVQVVGKEEVSNGRHMYWIRNDRYYVSEEEGDDNPEMLTQPVMCQHCENAPCESVCPVAATVHSPDGTNQMVYNRCIGTRYCQNNCPYKVRRFNFYDWTKTLPTEVQMAQNPDVTVRNRGVMEKCTWCVQRIRKHQQEADNEDRDLRPNEVETACQEACPTDAITFGDLNNPESDVVEEKKNPRRYELLSYLNTKPRLSYLGRVRNTNSRLEEALSDSEAEEEAPVEA, from the coding sequence ATGATCGAACTAGACGTTATAGATTCGGAGACGGCCGCCCGTGACGAAGAGTCGGGCGCTCAGGATGAGTCGTCGGGGCCGACCTTCTGGCGCCACTGGTCCGAGTCGGACGCCGACGAGGACGGCGACGACCTCACGGAGTTTGTGCCGGGGGACAGTGAGCCCCCGAGTGGCGCGTCGCGCCGGCAATTTCTGCAGTTGATGGGGGCGGCCATGGCCATGGCCGGGCTGGCCGGCTGTCGGCGACCGGAGGAGAAAATTCTGCCGTACGCCCGCGAGCCGGAGGCGGTGACGCCCGGCATTGCGGACCACTACGCCACGAGCATGCCGTTCCGGGGCGTGCTGCGCCCGGTCGTGGCCCAGAGCCACGAGGGACGCCCGACCAAGATCAAGGGCAACAGCGACCATCCGGCGGGGCAGAGCGGCACCAGCCCGTACGAGCAGGCCTCGGTGCTCAACCTATACGATCCCGATCGCTCCCGATCCGTCCGCCAGGAGGGACGCACCGCCTCGTGGAGCGACTTCGTGTCGTTCTGTCGCCAGCTCGGCAACGAGGCCGACCAGCGTCGGGTGGCGGTCCTGGCGGAGGAGACCTCGTCCCCGACCGTGCAGGCCATGCGCCAGCGCATGGCGGATCGTTTTCCAAATCTGCAGTGGGTGTCGTACGCCCCAACGGGCACCGATCCGCGGCGACTGGGCACGCAGCAGGCCTTTGGGCGCCCCCTGCGACCGCGCTTCGAGCTCGACGAGGCGGAGGTCATCGTGAGCCTCGACGCCAACTTCCTCGACGGGCGCACCTACGACTTTGGGTACCACACGCAGGGGTTTGCGGAGGGCCGGCGCCTGGACGATGTGGAGGACACCATGAGCCGGCTTTACACGGTGGAGAGTCGCTACTCGACCACGGGCGGCAGCTCGGATCACCGGCTCGGGATGCGGGCCGGGCGCATTCCCGCCTTCGCGGCGGCCCTCGCGGCGGAGCTGGGCGTGGGGACGGCGCCGGACGCAGACTGGAGTGAGAGAGAGCGTTTGCACGTCCGGGAGATGGCCCGCGACCTCCGAGAGGCGGGTGAGCACGGCGTAGTGATGGCGGGAGAGGGACAGCCGCCCGAGGTGCACGCCCTCGCGATGGCAGTCAACCAGGCCCTTGGGGGCCTTGGTACCACCGTCACGCTCTTCGACACCGGAGACGATGAGATTCAGCCGCAGGGCGAGGCCCTGGCCGACCTGACCGCGTCGATGCAGGCGGGCGAGGTGGACACCCTGTTCATGCTGGGAGTCAATCCGGTCTATGACGCCCCGTCTGAGCTGAACTTCGCAGAGGCCCTGTCGAACGTGCGCGACACAGTGCACCTGGGCCGCCTCCGAAACGAAACGGCCCAGGCGTCCCGCTGGCACCTGCCCCGCACCCACTACCTGGAACAGTGGGGCGACGGTCGGGCCTACGACGGCACAAAGTCGATCGTCCAGCCGCTGATCCGGCCGCTCTACGACGATGCACACTCGCTCATTGAGGTGCTGAACCTGGCGGCGACGGGCGTAGACGCCAGCGGCCACGACTTGGTCCGCGAGCAGTGGCGCGGCGAGATCCCGGCGCCGTTCCGCGATCGGTGGCGTCGAGCGCTACACGACGGGTATCTGGAGGGGTCCGGGTACGACACGGCGTCGGTGGGCACGGCGACCGTGCCCTCCATCGATGCCCCGGCGTCCGACCCGGACGAGATTGAGGTCGTGTTCCGCACGGACTCGAAGTTGCTGGCGGGGCGATTCTCCAACAATCCGTGGATGCAAGAGCTGCCGGATTCCATCTCGAAAATTGTGTGGGACAATGTCGCCGTCATGAGTCGGGCGACGGCGGATGAGCTGGGAGTGGATGTCCAGCGCCGCGAGGGCAGCTTTTACGCCGACCGGGTGGAGCTAACCCTTGACGGCCAGTCCGTCGAGCTGCCCGTGTGGGTGCAGCCGGGCTACCCGGACGGCTCCATCGGGGTGTCGATGGGCTACGGGCGCACCATCGCCTCCACCCGCGAATCGGAAAGCACGCCGTTCTGGGACACCAGCGATCAGACAAACATCTACAACGGCAGTCCCATCGCGGGCGGAATCGACTCGTCCGGAGAACCGGTGGACGTGGTGGGGGGCAATGTGGCGCCCATGCGCCCGAACGGAGGCCGCGTGGCCACCGGGGCCGACGTCACGAAGGTCGGCAGTGGGTACCTCCTCGCGACGACGCAGGAGGAGGGGAGCATGCAGGGGCGTCCGATCGTGCGGTGGGCCACCCTGGACGAGTTCAAGGAGAACCCGGAGTTCGTCAACGAGTCGCAGCCGCCCGTGCCGGACCTGGGTCACGAGGGCGAGGGGCACGGCGACGGGGAGAGTCACGGTAGTGGGAACGGGCACAGTGGCGACGGGGCGGCCCACGACGTATCGGGCAATGGTCTGCAGGCGGGCCCGGGCGCGGACGCCCACGGCGCGGCCGAGATGCCCGAGCAGGCCGCTCACGGGGGCGATGGCGCCGGTCAGCACAGTGGGGCCAGTTCCGACGAGCCAGGGCCCGTGGAGAAGCAGCAAGAGTACCCCATGGCCTGGGAGGAAAACCATCCGAAGGATCAGGCGGCATTCAAGAACAACCCCTACTACCAGAACCAGTGGGGCATGACCGTGGACCTTAACACGTGCACGGGCTGCAACGCCTGTGTGGTGGCCTGCACGAGCGAGAACAACGTGCAGGTGGTGGGGAAAGAAGAGGTAAGCAATGGGCGGCACATGTACTGGATTCGGAACGACCGGTACTACGTGAGTGAGGAGGAGGGGGACGACAACCCCGAGATGCTCACGCAGCCGGTCATGTGTCAGCACTGCGAGAACGCGCCGTGTGAGTCCGTGTGTCCGGTGGCGGCGACGGTCCACTCGCCGGACGGCACGAACCAGATGGTTTACAACCGCTGCATCGGGACGCGTTACTGCCAAAACAACTGTCCCTACAAGGTCCGGCGGTTCAACTTTTACGACTGGACCAAGACGCTGCCGACGGAGGTGCAAATGGCGCAGAATCCCGACGTGACTGTACGCAACCGGGGCGTCATGGAGAAGTGCACATGGTGCGTCCAGCGCATCCGGAAGCACCAGCAGGAGGCCGACAACGAAGATCGCGATCTCCGCCCCAACGAGGTCGAGACGGCCTGTCAGGAGGCGTGCCCCACGGACGCTATCACGTTTGGCGACCTCAACAATCCCGAGAGCGACGTGGTGGAGGAGAAGAAGAACCCGCGCCGCTACGAGCTGCTGTCCTACCTAAACACGAAGCCCCGCCTTTCCTACCTCGGGCGTGTGCGCAACACGAACTCCCGCCTGGAAGAGGCCCTTTCGGACTCCGAGGCGGAGGAGGAGGCGCCCGTCGAGGCCTAG
- a CDS encoding cytochrome c3 family protein — MPQFFPKKANTLPVLSLGASVLGGVLLVFLVWYYFSPEFKVVGYQPEQPVPYSHNTHVEKLGMDCQYCHTNVANSKHANVPSTQTCMTCHSQVKTNSPKLLTVRESWANNEPIEWTKVHHLPDYAHFSHASHVNKGVGCETCHGRIDQMGADGVYQAEPLSMGWCLDCHRQPEKYLRPNDQITTMGYTQPASFVERNLERIEEQGIQPPTNCSACHY, encoded by the coding sequence ATGCCGCAATTCTTTCCCAAGAAGGCCAATACGCTGCCCGTTCTTTCCCTAGGGGCTTCGGTCCTCGGGGGCGTTCTTCTGGTGTTTTTGGTCTGGTACTACTTCTCGCCCGAGTTTAAAGTGGTGGGCTATCAACCGGAGCAGCCGGTGCCCTACAGCCACAACACCCACGTTGAGAAGCTGGGCATGGACTGCCAGTACTGCCACACCAACGTGGCCAACTCGAAGCACGCCAACGTGCCCTCGACGCAGACCTGCATGACGTGCCACAGCCAGGTGAAAACCAACTCGCCGAAGCTGCTGACGGTGCGTGAGAGCTGGGCGAACAACGAGCCCATCGAGTGGACCAAGGTGCATCACCTGCCGGACTATGCGCACTTCAGCCACGCGTCTCACGTGAACAAGGGGGTTGGGTGTGAGACGTGTCACGGCCGCATCGACCAGATGGGCGCGGACGGAGTGTACCAGGCCGAGCCCTTATCGATGGGGTGGTGCCTCGATTGTCACCGGCAGCCGGAGAAGTACCTCCGGCCCAACGACCAAATCACGACGATGGGGTACACCCAGCCGGCCAGCTTTGTCGAGCGCAACCTAGAGCGCATCGAGGAGCAGGGCATTCAGCCGCCTACCAACTGCTCCGCCTGCCACTACTAA
- the nrfD gene encoding NrfD/PsrC family molybdoenzyme membrane anchor subunit, which translates to MVSRHAEKKAPLAWYVAFAVSLSGAMLLIGLLAYVVWNGIGVWGNNQPVGWGWPIVNFVFWVGIGHAGTLISAILYLFRQHWRTAINRAAEAMTIFAVICALIWPTFHVGRVWAIYWTLPIPNQMAMWPQFKSPLLWDVFAVSSYFIVSTLFWYVGLVPDLATLRDRAKNFWRQRILAFFSLGWTGSNRHWRNYEKAYLLLAGLATPLVLSVHSVVSFDFAVSVIPGWHTTIFPPYFVAGAIFSGFAMVVTLMVITREIYGLKNLITIDHLEKMNIIILLTGSIVGFAYITEFFMAWYSGVEYEQYAFINRAFGPYAWAYWIMMTCNLVTPQLFWSKRLRRSIPVMFALSIVVNIGMWFERFVITITSLHRDFLPSSWGYFTATWVDIGTFVGSFGLFFTLFLLFLRFVPMVAMAEVKGVMPEANPHHYDHGGDGHAEGDGEPYIKPAEPALAEAYRNGEADASG; encoded by the coding sequence ATGGTGTCGCGGCACGCGGAGAAGAAGGCGCCGCTGGCGTGGTACGTGGCGTTTGCCGTGTCCCTGTCCGGGGCGATGCTTCTGATCGGGCTGCTTGCCTACGTCGTGTGGAACGGCATCGGGGTGTGGGGCAATAACCAGCCCGTCGGGTGGGGCTGGCCGATTGTCAACTTCGTATTCTGGGTCGGAATCGGCCACGCCGGGACGCTCATCTCCGCCATCCTCTACCTCTTCCGGCAGCACTGGCGGACGGCGATCAACCGGGCCGCGGAGGCCATGACGATCTTCGCGGTAATCTGTGCCCTCATCTGGCCAACCTTTCACGTTGGGCGCGTCTGGGCCATCTACTGGACGCTCCCCATCCCGAACCAGATGGCGATGTGGCCGCAGTTCAAGAGCCCGCTGCTCTGGGACGTGTTTGCGGTGTCGAGCTACTTCATCGTCTCGACCCTCTTCTGGTACGTGGGGCTCGTCCCCGACCTCGCCACGCTCCGCGACCGGGCCAAAAACTTCTGGCGGCAGCGCATTCTGGCTTTCTTCTCGCTGGGATGGACGGGCTCGAACCGCCATTGGCGCAACTACGAAAAGGCATACCTGTTGCTCGCGGGCCTCGCCACGCCGCTCGTGCTGTCGGTGCACTCGGTCGTGTCGTTTGACTTTGCGGTGTCGGTCATCCCGGGATGGCACACGACGATCTTCCCCCCCTACTTCGTGGCCGGAGCCATCTTTTCCGGCTTCGCCATGGTGGTCACGCTCATGGTGATTACCCGGGAGATCTACGGCCTAAAGAACCTGATTACGATCGACCACCTGGAGAAGATGAACATCATCATCCTCCTGACCGGGTCGATCGTGGGCTTCGCCTACATCACGGAGTTCTTCATGGCCTGGTACTCGGGGGTCGAGTACGAGCAGTACGCCTTCATTAACCGGGCCTTCGGGCCGTACGCCTGGGCGTACTGGATCATGATGACCTGCAACCTTGTCACCCCGCAGCTCTTCTGGTCGAAGCGGCTGCGGCGGTCCATCCCGGTCATGTTCGCCCTGTCGATCGTGGTGAACATCGGGATGTGGTTCGAGCGGTTCGTGATTACGATCACGTCGCTCCACCGCGACTTCCTGCCGAGCTCGTGGGGCTACTTCACGGCCACGTGGGTCGACATCGGCACGTTCGTGGGGTCGTTCGGGCTCTTCTTTACCCTCTTCCTGCTCTTCCTCCGGTTCGTGCCGATGGTGGCGATGGCGGAGGTGAAGGGCGTGATGCCGGAGGCCAATCCGCACCACTACGACCACGGGGGCGACGGGCACGCCGAGGGGGATGGCGAGCCCTACATCAAGCCGGCAGAGCCGGCCCTGGCCGAGGCGTACCGGAACGGCGAGGCCGACGCCTCCGGGTAG